In the Phaseolus vulgaris cultivar G19833 chromosome 7, P. vulgaris v2.0, whole genome shotgun sequence genome, one interval contains:
- the LOC137827598 gene encoding CBL-interacting serine/threonine-protein kinase 7 has protein sequence MEASPPPRTILGRYQLTRFLGRGNFAKVYQARSLVDGATLAVKAIDKSKTVDAAMEPRIVREIDAMRRLQNHPNILKIHEVLATKTKIYLVVDYAGGGELFSKLSLRGRLPESLARRYFSQLVSALLFCHRHGIAHRDLKPQNLLLDAAGDLKVSDFGLSALPEHLRDDLLHTACGTPAFTAPEILRRVGYDGSKADAWSCGVILYNLLAGHLPFDDSNIPAMCRRISRRDYQFPEWISKSARSLIYQLLDPNPKSRISLERVFDCRWLRNKKAVRCNVLEESVLESDLYNKCCDGYKLGMNAFDIISMSSGLDLRGLFETTSEKGRRREKRFSSEKSVGTVEAKVKEVGERLGFRIEVGKNGAIGLGKGKVGLVVEVFEIVSDLLLVSVKVVDGAVDFDLLHWDDWRLGLQDLVLSWHHSE, from the coding sequence ATGGAAGCGTCTCCGCCACCACGCACCATCCTCGGCAGGTACCAGCTCACGCGCTTCCTTGGCCGCGGCAACTTCGCCAAAGTGTACCAGGCGCGCTCCCTCGTAGACGGCGCCACGCTCGCCGTCAAGGCCATCGACAAGTCCAAGACGGTCGACGCCGCCATGGAGCCCCGCATCGTGCGCGAGATCGACGCCATGCGCCGCCTCCAGAACCACCCAAACATCCTCAAAATCCACGAGGTCCTCGCCACAAAGACCAAAATCTACCTCGTCGTCGACTACGCCGGCGGAGGCGAGCTCTTCTCCAAGCTCTCCCTGCGCGGCCGCCTCCCGGAGTCCCTGGCGCGGCGCTACTTCTCCCAGCTCGTCTCCGCGCTCCTCTTCTGCCACCGCCACGGCATCGCGCACCGTGACCTCAAGCCGCAGAACCTCCTCCTAGACGCCGCCGGCGACCTTAAGGTTTCCGACTTCGGCCTCTCCGCGCTCCCGGAGCACCTCCGCGATGACCTCCTCCACACCGCCTGCGGCACGCCGGCCTTCACTGCGCCGGAGATCCTACGCCGCGTCGGCTACGACGGCTCCAAGGCCGACGCGTGGTCCTGCGGTGTCATTCTCTACAACCTTCTTGCCGGCCACCTCCCCTTCGACGACTCGAACATTCCGGCCATGTGCCGGCGAATCTCCCGCCGCGACTACCAGTTCCCGGAGTGGATATCGAAATCTGCGCGCAGCCTCATCTACCAATTGCTGGACCCTAACCCTAAATCGCGAATTTCACTGGAAAGAGTTTTCGATTGCAGATGGTTGAGGAATAAGAAAGCGGTTCGCTGTAACGTGTTGGAGGAGAGTGTATTGGAGTCTGATTTGTATAACAAGTGCTGCGACGGTTACAAATTGGGGATGAACGCATTTGACATAATATCGATGTCGTCGGGGTTGGACTTGCGAGGACTGTTCGAGACGACGTCGGAGAAGGGGAGGCGGAGGGAGAAGAGGTTCAGTTCGGAGAAGAGCGTGGGAACGGTGGAAGCGAAGGTTAAGGAGGTTGGGGAGaggttagggtttaggattGAAGTTGGGAAGAACGGTGCAATTGGGTTGGGAAAGGGGAAGGTGGGTTTGGTGGTTGAGGTGTTTGAGATTGTGTCTGACTTGCTCCTTGTCTCAGTTAAAGTTGTTGATGgtgccgttgactttgaccttcttCATTGGGATGATTGGAGACTTGGCCTTCAAGATCTTGTTCTCTCATGGCATCACAGTGAATGA
- the LOC137827599 gene encoding uncharacterized protein isoform X2, giving the protein MSEEKMSEKDSTEAQQNPNLEDCLKLLKGERDEQRLAGLLLVTNFCKAQDHSSLRRVYDAVGPRFLYRLLRTGLGSSLNENRDAYLSLSITVLAAFCRVPDIASSDDMLFNIPLVLEVIPTLSGSSLLQECYEFLYLVSAASENGITRFCESGGIKVLASQMTVLQDGSYLMEVSFKLLQLILGRMSLDIIQSNDLSDFPVIVAAIARQFAVLHNSLKFEALHLLNVILTSKDSSQLREALQLLPQESWSHNIRTGIMAVLQNRVAPAERLQALILAESMVSMHGEDWLVSQVNTNDARDPASADMCLLLVLEQSRVEIAVLLNELAYLKYEAPQDTSATSEAIFSKRHNVAVAYSLVEKIIKLISNVEENGGNLLDEGTLTKVILQLNETIAVVLEYLEDAKEHGQKKGDDLLASVRIIGSYLAEAPLACKEKVQDLLGYMLYIEGEDEQRPFYSVCFLLPLLSQITMKIEGCKALASCKGIEAVLDCFNKLVGSNAFLEDNGCIFLACDTILNLLLKKDKVHTMLDESASVRLLKALAYWTDNTDEMSSMMMASSICALVFEYTSEEALLNRPDFNYSTLRSLYVLIARCLTSSEQDTKEDMDLLEIVSSGFSRWAHRYPRIQEAVKN; this is encoded by the exons ATGTCGGAGGAGAAGATGAGCGAGAAGGATTCCACTGAAGCTCAGCAGAATCCCAATCTGGAGGACTGCTTGAAACTGCTGAAAGGAGAGCGAGACGAACAGCGTCTTGCAGGACTTCTTCTCGTAACCAACTTCTGCAAAGCTCAGGATCACTCCTCTCTTCGGAGGGTCTATGATGCGGTTGGCCCTCGCTTTCTCTATCGCCTTCTCAGAACTG gtcTCGGAAGTTCCCTCAATGAGAATCGCGATGCGTATTTAAGCCTATCCATCACTGTTCTTGCTGCATTTTGTCGCGTTCCAGATATAGCTTCTTCGGACGacatgctttttaatattccaCTTGTGTTGGAAGTAATACCCACCCT GTCTGGTTCGTCTCTTCTTCAAGAATGCTACGAGTTTTTGTACTTGGTGTCTGCTGCTTCTGAAAATGGAATCACGAGATTTTGTGAATCTGGAGGCATCAAG GTACTAGCTTCTCAAATGACTGTTCTGCAAGACG GTTCATATCTGATGGAAGTATCTTTTAAACTTCTGCAATTGATTCTGGGTAGGATGTCCTTGGACATAATCCAGAGTAATGACTTATCTGACTTTCCAGTTATT GTGGCAGCAATAGCAAGGCAGTTTGCTGTTTTGCACAATTCCTTGAAATTCGAAGCTCTCCACTTGCTAAATGTCATTCTTACCTCAAAAGATTCA TCACAACTTCGTGAGGCCTTACAGTTACTTCCTCAAGAAAGCTGGTCGCACAATATCCGCACTGGTATAATGGCTGTTCTGCAGAACCGTGTTG CTCCTGCTGAAAGGTTGCAGGCTCTCATTTTAGCTGAGTCTATGGTTTCCATGCATGGAGAAGATTGGTTGGTTAGCCAAGTAAACACAAATGATGCACGAGATCCAGCTTCAGCTGACAT GTGCCTGTTACTTGTCTTGGAGCAGTCAAGGGTTGAAATTGCTGTTCTTCTGAATGAGTTGgcatatttaaaatatgaagcCCCTCAGGATACTTCAGCTACTTCTGAAGCAATTTTTTCGAAGCGACATAATGTGGCTGTTGCTTACTCTTTGGTTGAgaagataataaaattaatatcaaaTGTTGAGGAAAATGGTG GAAACCTCCTTGATGAAGGAACATTAACAAAGGTGATTCTCCAGCTTAACGAGACAATTGCTGTTGTCCTAGAGTATTTGGAAGATGCAAAG GAACATGGGCAAAAGAAAGGGGATGATTTACTTGCTTCGGTGCGAATTATTGGGAG CTATCTTGCAGAAGCACCCTTAGCATGCAAGGAGAAGGTTCAAGATCTTTTAGGGTATATGCTTTACATTGAAGGTGAAGATGAACAAAG GCCCTTCTACTCTGTTTGCTTTCTTCTACCTTTGCTGTCTCAAATTACTATGAAGATCGAGGGATGCAAAGCTTTGGCTTCATGCAAAGGAATTGAGGCT GTTTTAGATTGCTTCAATAAATTAGTTGGGTCAAATGCTTTTCTTGAGGATAATGGTTGCATCTTTTTGGCGTGTGATACAATACTGAACCTACTATTGAAG AAAGACAAAGTGCATACGATGTTGGATGAGTCAGCTAGTGTTCGTCTTCTTAAAGCATTAGCTTATTGGACAG ATAACACTGATGAAATGTCAAGTATGATGATGGCTTCAAGCATTTGTGCACTGGTATTTGAATATACATCAGAAGAGGCTCTCTTGAATCGACCTGATTTCAACTATAGCACTCTTCGCAGTCTTTATGTGCTCATTGCTAGATGTCTGACTTCATCAGAGCAG GATACTAAAGAGGATATGGATCTTTTGGAGATTGTCTCTTCTG GCTTCTCTCGATGGGCTCATCGGTACCCCCGTATCCAAGAAGCTGTCAAGAACTGA
- the LOC137827599 gene encoding uncharacterized protein isoform X1 — MSEEKMSEKDSTEAQQNPNLEDCLKLLKGERDEQRLAGLLLVTNFCKAQDHSSLRRVYDAVGPRFLYRLLRTGLGSSLNENRDAYLSLSITVLAAFCRVPDIASSDDMLFNIPLVLEVIPTLSGSSLLQECYEFLYLVSAASENGITRFCESGGIKVLASQMTRFCESGGIKVLASQMTVLQDGSYLMEVSFKLLQLILGRMSLDIIQSNDLSDFPVIVAAIARQFAVLHNSLKFEALHLLNVILTSKDSSQLREALQLLPQESWSHNIRTGIMAVLQNRVAPAERLQALILAESMVSMHGEDWLVSQVNTNDARDPASADMCLLLVLEQSRVEIAVLLNELAYLKYEAPQDTSATSEAIFSKRHNVAVAYSLVEKIIKLISNVEENGGNLLDEGTLTKVILQLNETIAVVLEYLEDAKEHGQKKGDDLLASVRIIGSYLAEAPLACKEKVQDLLGYMLYIEGEDEQRPFYSVCFLLPLLSQITMKIEGCKALASCKGIEAVLDCFNKLVGSNAFLEDNGCIFLACDTILNLLLKKDKVHTMLDESASVRLLKALAYWTDNTDEMSSMMMASSICALVFEYTSEEALLNRPDFNYSTLRSLYVLIARCLTSSEQDTKEDMDLLEIVSSGFSRWAHRYPRIQEAVKN, encoded by the exons ATGTCGGAGGAGAAGATGAGCGAGAAGGATTCCACTGAAGCTCAGCAGAATCCCAATCTGGAGGACTGCTTGAAACTGCTGAAAGGAGAGCGAGACGAACAGCGTCTTGCAGGACTTCTTCTCGTAACCAACTTCTGCAAAGCTCAGGATCACTCCTCTCTTCGGAGGGTCTATGATGCGGTTGGCCCTCGCTTTCTCTATCGCCTTCTCAGAACTG gtcTCGGAAGTTCCCTCAATGAGAATCGCGATGCGTATTTAAGCCTATCCATCACTGTTCTTGCTGCATTTTGTCGCGTTCCAGATATAGCTTCTTCGGACGacatgctttttaatattccaCTTGTGTTGGAAGTAATACCCACCCT GTCTGGTTCGTCTCTTCTTCAAGAATGCTACGAGTTTTTGTACTTGGTGTCTGCTGCTTCTGAAAATGGAATCACGAGATTTTGTGAATCTGGAGGCATCAAGGTACTAGCTTCTCAAATGACGAGATTTTGTGAATCTGGAGGCATCAAGGTACTAGCTTCTCAAATGACTGTTCTGCAAGACG GTTCATATCTGATGGAAGTATCTTTTAAACTTCTGCAATTGATTCTGGGTAGGATGTCCTTGGACATAATCCAGAGTAATGACTTATCTGACTTTCCAGTTATT GTGGCAGCAATAGCAAGGCAGTTTGCTGTTTTGCACAATTCCTTGAAATTCGAAGCTCTCCACTTGCTAAATGTCATTCTTACCTCAAAAGATTCA TCACAACTTCGTGAGGCCTTACAGTTACTTCCTCAAGAAAGCTGGTCGCACAATATCCGCACTGGTATAATGGCTGTTCTGCAGAACCGTGTTG CTCCTGCTGAAAGGTTGCAGGCTCTCATTTTAGCTGAGTCTATGGTTTCCATGCATGGAGAAGATTGGTTGGTTAGCCAAGTAAACACAAATGATGCACGAGATCCAGCTTCAGCTGACAT GTGCCTGTTACTTGTCTTGGAGCAGTCAAGGGTTGAAATTGCTGTTCTTCTGAATGAGTTGgcatatttaaaatatgaagcCCCTCAGGATACTTCAGCTACTTCTGAAGCAATTTTTTCGAAGCGACATAATGTGGCTGTTGCTTACTCTTTGGTTGAgaagataataaaattaatatcaaaTGTTGAGGAAAATGGTG GAAACCTCCTTGATGAAGGAACATTAACAAAGGTGATTCTCCAGCTTAACGAGACAATTGCTGTTGTCCTAGAGTATTTGGAAGATGCAAAG GAACATGGGCAAAAGAAAGGGGATGATTTACTTGCTTCGGTGCGAATTATTGGGAG CTATCTTGCAGAAGCACCCTTAGCATGCAAGGAGAAGGTTCAAGATCTTTTAGGGTATATGCTTTACATTGAAGGTGAAGATGAACAAAG GCCCTTCTACTCTGTTTGCTTTCTTCTACCTTTGCTGTCTCAAATTACTATGAAGATCGAGGGATGCAAAGCTTTGGCTTCATGCAAAGGAATTGAGGCT GTTTTAGATTGCTTCAATAAATTAGTTGGGTCAAATGCTTTTCTTGAGGATAATGGTTGCATCTTTTTGGCGTGTGATACAATACTGAACCTACTATTGAAG AAAGACAAAGTGCATACGATGTTGGATGAGTCAGCTAGTGTTCGTCTTCTTAAAGCATTAGCTTATTGGACAG ATAACACTGATGAAATGTCAAGTATGATGATGGCTTCAAGCATTTGTGCACTGGTATTTGAATATACATCAGAAGAGGCTCTCTTGAATCGACCTGATTTCAACTATAGCACTCTTCGCAGTCTTTATGTGCTCATTGCTAGATGTCTGACTTCATCAGAGCAG GATACTAAAGAGGATATGGATCTTTTGGAGATTGTCTCTTCTG GCTTCTCTCGATGGGCTCATCGGTACCCCCGTATCCAAGAAGCTGTCAAGAACTGA
- the LOC137827601 gene encoding uncharacterized CRM domain-containing protein At3g25440, chloroplastic isoform X2, with product MKFFRFKKKKEYERMTTEEKILYKLLKARKKEERLCEALKKIEPAESSETTHDPEILTPEEHFFFLKMGLKCKNYVPVGRRGIYQGVILNMHLHWKKHQTLKVVVKTFSAEEVKEIAVELARLTGGIVLDIHEDNTIIMYRGKNYTQPPTEIMSPRVSLSRKKALDKSKYRDALRAVRRHIPRLEQELEILQAQFKSTAESNIDASDAIQKIDRERILNFQSENSDKLEELMNDKIGCTEDETDMDSEFDTDSDKLSDIFETDSDVEKFTREEKPLYLDEFDKFREQSDGETNDFEEHLRSLNSKYMGKDQHLPKLDEVDRIFLRATSFLKKKIK from the exons ATGAAGTTCTTTAGAtttaagaagaagaaagagtatGAAAGGATGACAACAGAGGAaaaaattttatacaaattgTTGAAg GCTCGAAAGAAAGAAGAGAGACTTTGTGAAGCCCTAAAAAAGATTGAGCCTGCTGAATCCTCAGAAACAACCCATGATCCTGAGATATTGACACCAGAAGagcattttttcttcttaaagaTGGGCCTTAAATGCAAAAATTATGTACCAGTTGGAAGGCGAGGAATTTACCAAGGTGTAATTTTGAACATGCATCTGCATTGGAAAAAACATCAGACTTTGAAAGTAGTGGTGAAGACATTTTCAGCAGAGGAGGTTAAGGAGATTGCTGTTGAGCTGGCAAGATTGACAGGAGGTATAGTGCTTGACATTCATGAAGATAACACAATAATAATGTACAGAGGGAAAAACTACACTCAACCACCAACAGAGATTATGTCTCCACGAGTCTCTCTTTCTAGAAAGAAG GCATTAGATAAATCCAAATACAGGGATGCTCTCCGTGCTGTGAGGAGACATATTCCAAGACTAGAACAAGAGCTCGAAATTCTTCAAGCGCAATTTAAAAGTACAGCTGAGAGTAATATAGATGCTTCTGACGCAATACAGAAAATTGACAGGGagagaattttaaattttcagtcAGAGAATTCAGATAAACTTGAAGAGTTGATGAATGATAAAATTGGGTGCACAGAAGATGAGACAGATATGGACTCTGAATTTGATACTGATTCTGATAAGTTATCAGATATATTTGAGACAGATTCGGATGTAGAGAAATTCACCAGAGAGGAAAAACCTCTTTATTTGGACGAGTTTGATAAGTTTCGAGAGCAAAGTGATGGAGAAACTAATGATTTTGAAGAGCATCTACGATCTCTGAACTCAAAATACATGGGAAAAGACCAACACTTACCTAAGCTGGATGAAGTTGACAGAATTTTTCTGCGTGCTACAtcctttttaaagaaaaaaattaaatga
- the LOC137827601 gene encoding uncharacterized CRM domain-containing protein At3g25440, chloroplastic isoform X1, translated as MFGWFWRRRMASISRTMRGSMAASTVLELSMASTRERGWYTLAKLPRPRYLPRKVDGQEPIFYQLYYMKACSILGNIGFHSCPFLKYNDMVVEKQYQDSEKAPSGNEDDGNAKVNRKKLKGKRAVVRWMKFFRFKKKKEYERMTTEEKILYKLLKARKKEERLCEALKKIEPAESSETTHDPEILTPEEHFFFLKMGLKCKNYVPVGRRGIYQGVILNMHLHWKKHQTLKVVVKTFSAEEVKEIAVELARLTGGIVLDIHEDNTIIMYRGKNYTQPPTEIMSPRVSLSRKKALDKSKYRDALRAVRRHIPRLEQELEILQAQFKSTAESNIDASDAIQKIDRERILNFQSENSDKLEELMNDKIGCTEDETDMDSEFDTDSDKLSDIFETDSDVEKFTREEKPLYLDEFDKFREQSDGETNDFEEHLRSLNSKYMGKDQHLPKLDEVDRIFLRATSFLKKKIK; from the exons ATGTTTGGGTGGTTCTGGAGGCGGCGCATGGCGTCGATCTCGCGCACGATGCGGGGCTCCATGGCGGCGTCGACCGTCTTGGAATTGTCGATGGCGTCTACGAGGGAGCGCGGCTGGTACACTTTGGCGAAGTTGCCGCGGCCAAGGTATCTGCCGAGGAAGGTTGATGGTCAGGAACCTATTTTTTATCAGCTCTATTATATGAAAGCATGTTCAATCCTTGGAAACATAGGCTTTCATTCATGTCCATTTCTGAAGTATAACGATATGGTTGTAGAGAAACAGTATCAGGATTCTGAGAAGGCCCCAAGTGGTAATGAGGATGATGGCAATGCCAAAGTAAATAGGAAAAAATTAAAGGGGAAAAGAGCAGTTGTAAGATGGATGAAGTTCTTTAGAtttaagaagaagaaagagtatGAAAGGATGACAACAGAGGAaaaaattttatacaaattgTTGAAg GCTCGAAAGAAAGAAGAGAGACTTTGTGAAGCCCTAAAAAAGATTGAGCCTGCTGAATCCTCAGAAACAACCCATGATCCTGAGATATTGACACCAGAAGagcattttttcttcttaaagaTGGGCCTTAAATGCAAAAATTATGTACCAGTTGGAAGGCGAGGAATTTACCAAGGTGTAATTTTGAACATGCATCTGCATTGGAAAAAACATCAGACTTTGAAAGTAGTGGTGAAGACATTTTCAGCAGAGGAGGTTAAGGAGATTGCTGTTGAGCTGGCAAGATTGACAGGAGGTATAGTGCTTGACATTCATGAAGATAACACAATAATAATGTACAGAGGGAAAAACTACACTCAACCACCAACAGAGATTATGTCTCCACGAGTCTCTCTTTCTAGAAAGAAG GCATTAGATAAATCCAAATACAGGGATGCTCTCCGTGCTGTGAGGAGACATATTCCAAGACTAGAACAAGAGCTCGAAATTCTTCAAGCGCAATTTAAAAGTACAGCTGAGAGTAATATAGATGCTTCTGACGCAATACAGAAAATTGACAGGGagagaattttaaattttcagtcAGAGAATTCAGATAAACTTGAAGAGTTGATGAATGATAAAATTGGGTGCACAGAAGATGAGACAGATATGGACTCTGAATTTGATACTGATTCTGATAAGTTATCAGATATATTTGAGACAGATTCGGATGTAGAGAAATTCACCAGAGAGGAAAAACCTCTTTATTTGGACGAGTTTGATAAGTTTCGAGAGCAAAGTGATGGAGAAACTAATGATTTTGAAGAGCATCTACGATCTCTGAACTCAAAATACATGGGAAAAGACCAACACTTACCTAAGCTGGATGAAGTTGACAGAATTTTTCTGCGTGCTACAtcctttttaaagaaaaaaattaaatga
- the LOC137827594 gene encoding acylamino-acid-releasing enzyme-like yields the protein MESKMFGSRSSVGNWCGRVAASPNYLFLPIQLPIPIPNPILHCSRSSLQLTARRRFSFSPVPPMDDEHQAKEQEEYASHSDHLHQFTAIPTIDKAWLFNSHTIHMPSQAMFCVSQPNLLTNKRKKSIVSASLLRQTDATVAFHWTPFPIEFSGVSAMLPSPSASKLLIVRNPESEGPCRFEIWSSSQLEKEFHVPQSKHGSVYTDGWFEGISWNLNETCIAYVAEEPAPAKPTFNDLGGYQKSGSSDKDCGTWKAQGEWEEEWGETYAGKRQPALFVIDITSGEVQAVKGIDKSLSIGQVVWAPTIEGSVQYLVFVGWSFETRKLGIKYCYNRPCALYAVKAPHYESKANETETYSTEDVQAVNLTQTISSAFYPRFSPDGKFLVFVSARSSVDSGAHSATNSLHRIDWPKDMKLYQSSKIHEVIPVVLFAEDGSFPGLYCSNILSDPWLSDGHSLVVASVWHSNQVLLSINVLSGEILRITPANSNFSWSLLTLDGNNILAVSSSPVDVPQIKYGAIVKNTTNNEEWSWSDVSNPIFKCSDKVRSSISSLTSSIMKIPVKDVSESLTKGASQPFEAIFVSSKTKKSDACDPLIVVLHGGPHSVLLSSFSKPLAYLASVGYSLLIVNYRGSIGFGEEALQSLPGKAGSQDVNDVLTAIDHVIDLGLASPSKIAVLGGSHGGFLTTHLIGQAPEKFVAAAARNPVCNLALMVGTTDIPDWCYVETYGTKGKDKFTEAPSAEDLTLFYSKSPISHLSKAKTPTLFLLGAQDLRVPISTGLQYARALREKGVPTKVIVFPNDVHGIERPQSDFESYLNIAIWFNKYCK from the exons atggaGAGCAAGATGTTTGGTAGCAGGAGCAGCGTGGGTAATTGGTGTGGAAGAGTAGCAGCATCACCCAATTATTTATTTCTCCCGATTCAACTTCCTATTCCTATTCCTAATCCAATTCTTCACTGTTCACGCTCATCACTGCAACTCACTGC CAGAAGACGCTTTTCGTTTTCACCAGTTCCACCAATGGACGACGAGCACCAAGCCAAGGAGCAAGAAGAGTACGCCTCTCACTCCGACCATCTCCACCAATTCACCGCCATCCCCACCATCGACAAGGCATGGCTCTTCAACTCCCACACCATCCACATGCCTTCGCAGGCAATGTTCTGCGTTAGTCAACCCAACCTTCTCACCAACAAGAGGAAGAAGTCCATCGTCTCCGCTTCCCTGCTCAGACAAACCGACGCCACCGTTGCCTTTCACTGGACTCCCTTTCCGATCGAATTCAGCGGAGTCTCCGCCATGCTTCCGTCGCCTTCTGCCTCCAAGCTGCTCATTGTTCGGAATCCCGAGAGTGAAGGTCCTTGCCGCTTTGAAATTTGGAGCTCCTCTCAACTGGAAAAGGAGTTTCATGTTCCTCAATCCAAGCACGGTTCTGTGTACACTGATGGATG GTTTGAGGGGATCTCTTGGAATTTAAATGAAACTTGTATAGCGTATGTAGCTGAAGAGCCAGCTCCTGCAAAGCCCACATTCAATGATCTGGGTGGCTACCAGAAAAGTGGTTCTTCAGACAAGGACTGTGGTACCTGGAAAGCTCAAGGGGAATGGGAGGAGGAGTGGGGAGAGACGTATGCAGGGAAGAGGCAGCCTGCCCTTTTTGTCATCGACATCACTAG TGGAGAGGTACAGGCCGTCAAAGGAATTGACAAGTCTTTGAGTATTGGACAAGTTGTGTGGGCTCCAACAATTGAAGGCTCTGTGCAATATTTGGTCTTTGTTGGATGGTCATTTGAGACAAGAAAACTTGGTATTAAGTACTGCTATAACAGGCCATGTGCATTATATGCTGTTAAAGCACCACACTATGAGTCAAAAGCAAATGAAACTGAGACTTA CTCAACTGAAGATGTTCAGGCTGTTAACCTAACTCAAACCATTAGTAGTGCTTTCTATCCACGGTTCAG CCCAGATGGAAAGTTTCTTGTATTTGTATCTGCAAGAAGTTCAGTTGATTCTGGCGCCCATTCTGCTACAAATTCACTTCATAGAATTGATTGGCCTAAGGATATGAAGCTTTATCAATCTTCTAAAATTCATGAagtg ATTCCAGTTGTGTTGTTTGCGGAGGATGGCAGCTTCCCAGGGCTTTACTGTTCAAATATCCTCAGTGATCCATGGCTTTCCGATGGCCACAGTTTGGTTGTAGCTTCTGTATGGCACAGCAATCAAGTTTTACTTTCCATCAATGTGTTGAG TGGAGAAATATTGCGGATCACCCCTGCTAACTCGAATTTCTCTTGGAGTCTGCTTACATTGGATGGGAACAATATTCTTGCTG TTTCTAGCAGTCCAGTAGATGTTCCTCAAATCAAGTACGGAGCTATTGTTAAAAATACAACTAATAATGAAGAATGGAGTTGGTCAGATGTCTCAAATCCCATATTTAAGTGCTCGGACAAG GTTAGATCCTCGATCTCCTCTCTTACATCCAGTATAATGAAGATCCCAGTCAAGGATGTTTCTGAAAGCTTAACAAAAG GTGCTAGTCAACCTTTTGAAGCTATATTTGTGTCATCAAAAACTAAGAAAAGTGATGCATGTGATCCACTAATTGTGGTCCTTCATGGGGGACCACATTCTGTATTATTGTCAAGCTTTTCGAAGCCATTGGCTTATCTTGCCTCAGTTGGATATAGCTTGTTAATTGTTAACTACAG AGGCTCAATAGGCTTTGGCGAGGAAGCCTTGCAATCTCTTCCAGGAAAAGCTGGCTCTCAG GATGTCAACGATGTGCTCACTGCTATTGATCATGTCATTGACTTGGGACTCGCCAGTCCTTCAAAGATTGCAGTTCTTGGTGGCTCACATGGTGGCTTTCTGACAACCCACTTGATTGGCCAG GCACCTGAGAAATTTGTTGCAGCCGCTGCTAGAAATCCTGTGTGTAACCTTGCACTGATGGTTGGTACTACTGATATCCCTGATTGGTGCTATGTGGAGACATATGGAACCAAGGGTAAAGATAAGTTTACTGAAGCACCTTCAGCAGAGGATCTAACTCTATTTTATAGCAAATCTCCTATTTCACACCTCTCAAAG GCAAAAACACCAACGCTTTTTCTACTGGGTGCCCAAGATCTCCGTGTTCCAATTTCAACTGGACTACAA TATGCTCGGGCTTTAAGGGAGAAAGGAGTACCAACAAAAGTCATCGTGTTTCCAAATGATGTTCATGGAattgaaag ACCACAATCCGACTTTGAAAGCTACCTTAACATTGCGATCTGGTTCAACAAGTATTGCAAATGA